Proteins found in one Planctomycetia bacterium genomic segment:
- the hisG gene encoding ATP phosphoribosyltransferase, with protein MSNDVPLRIGVPSKGRLAEIAAELLKEAGLSFRRQERSLFARCRELPVDITFLRTEDIPVLVAEGAIDMGITGSDLVAEANVALVERLRLGVGNCRLAICVPDDSPVTTPQQLAGARIATSFPHVTRTFFTGHKVDTHLVCLSGSVEVMIALGVADAIVDLVETGSTLAANRLRMLGQIGQYETILVQNNNRRNADVADRVVRRLEGVVIARSYSLLEYNVLRAKLPEAEKITPGFNSPTVSALEDPAWCAVRVMVKRQEVIEIMERLETLGASAILETEIKNCRL; from the coding sequence ATGAGCAACGACGTGCCACTGCGAATCGGCGTGCCCAGCAAAGGGCGACTGGCCGAGATCGCCGCCGAGTTATTGAAAGAAGCCGGCCTGAGCTTTCGCCGTCAGGAGCGGAGCCTGTTCGCGCGCTGTCGTGAATTGCCGGTCGACATCACCTTCCTGCGCACCGAGGACATTCCGGTCCTGGTGGCCGAAGGGGCCATCGATATGGGCATCACCGGGAGCGACCTGGTCGCCGAGGCGAACGTCGCGCTGGTCGAACGGCTGCGGCTCGGCGTCGGCAACTGCCGGCTGGCGATCTGCGTTCCGGACGACAGCCCCGTGACAACCCCGCAGCAATTGGCCGGCGCGCGGATCGCCACCAGTTTTCCACATGTCACGCGCACGTTCTTCACCGGGCACAAGGTAGACACGCACCTGGTCTGCCTGAGCGGTTCCGTGGAAGTCATGATTGCGCTCGGCGTCGCCGATGCGATCGTCGACCTGGTCGAGACCGGCAGCACGCTCGCGGCGAATCGCCTGCGGATGCTCGGCCAGATCGGGCAATACGAAACGATCTTGGTGCAAAACAACAATCGCCGCAACGCCGACGTCGCCGACCGCGTCGTGCGCCGCTTGGAAGGCGTGGTGATCGCCCGCAGTTATTCGTTGCTAGAATACAACGTCCTGCGCGCGAAATTGCCGGAAGCGGAAAAAATCACGCCCGGCTTTAATTCGCCGACGGTCAGCGCCCTCGAAGACCCGGCTTGGTGCGCGGTCCGTGTGATGGTCAAGCGCCAGGAAGTGATCGAAATCATGGAGCGCCTGGAAACCCTCGGGGCCTCGGCGATCCTGGAGACGGAAATCAAGAATTGCCGGTTGTGA
- a CDS encoding phosphoribosyl-ATP diphosphatase, with the protein MATSILSQLMATIEDRRKNPPAKSYTTSLFAGGVSKIGEKIVEEAAEVVEAAGETGDEGRKHLVYEAADLIYHLFVMLGHKEIPLGEVEAELARRFGISGLDEKAARGDTSGANE; encoded by the coding sequence ATGGCTACGAGCATCCTCTCCCAACTCATGGCCACCATCGAAGACCGGCGGAAGAATCCGCCGGCGAAGTCTTACACGACGAGCCTTTTTGCCGGCGGCGTGTCCAAGATCGGCGAGAAGATCGTTGAGGAGGCCGCCGAGGTGGTCGAGGCGGCGGGCGAGACGGGGGACGAAGGTCGAAAACATCTCGTTTACGAGGCGGCCGATTTGATCTATCACTTGTTCGTGATGCTGGGGCACAAGGAGATTCCGCTCGGCGAGGTCGAGGCGGAGTTGGCCCGCCGGTTTGGCATCTCGGGTCTCGATGAAAAGGCCGCTCGGGGCGATACCTCGGGCGCGAACGAATGA
- a CDS encoding sulfurtransferase produces the protein MARAYAHPEVLVSTAWVEEHRRDPNVRIVESDEDVLLYEQGHLAEAVKIDWHTDLQDQLIRDYIDKSRFEELCRAHGISNDTTVVFYGDKNNWWACYAFWVFKLYGHADCRVMDGGRKRWELDKREWTRGPAPQFPRTNYQAQEPDKSIRAFRDEVAKHQKSGKPLIDVRSTGEYTGEMLHMPDYPQEGALRGGHIPGAVSVPWARAVNEDGTFKKLHELEKIYQKECGIKRPQQVIAYCRIGERSSHTWFVLKYLMGYGKVKNYDGSWTEWGNLVGAPIKVGAEP, from the coding sequence ATGGCCAGAGCCTACGCGCACCCCGAAGTTCTTGTCAGCACCGCTTGGGTGGAGGAGCACCGCCGCGACCCGAACGTCCGCATCGTGGAGTCGGACGAAGACGTGTTGCTGTACGAGCAAGGGCACCTCGCCGAAGCGGTGAAAATCGACTGGCACACCGATCTGCAGGACCAGTTGATCCGCGACTACATCGACAAATCGCGGTTCGAGGAACTCTGCCGCGCGCACGGAATCTCGAACGACACGACCGTGGTCTTCTACGGCGACAAGAACAACTGGTGGGCCTGCTACGCCTTCTGGGTCTTCAAACTTTACGGCCATGCCGATTGCCGCGTGATGGACGGCGGCCGCAAGCGCTGGGAACTCGACAAGCGCGAATGGACCCGCGGTCCCGCGCCGCAATTCCCGCGCACCAACTATCAGGCTCAGGAGCCGGACAAATCGATCCGCGCGTTCCGCGACGAAGTGGCCAAGCACCAGAAATCCGGTAAGCCCCTCATCGACGTCCGCAGCACGGGCGAGTACACGGGCGAGATGCTCCACATGCCCGACTACCCGCAAGAAGGCGCGCTCCGCGGCGGTCACATCCCCGGCGCGGTGAGCGTCCCCTGGGCCCGCGCGGTGAACGAGGACGGCACGTTCAAAAAGCTCCACGAGCTGGAAAAGATCTATCAAAAAGAATGCGGCATCAAACGCCCGCAACAAGTCATCGCCTACTGCCGCATCGGCGAACGCAGCAGCCACACCTGGTTCGTCCTCAAATACCTGATGGGCTACGGCAAGGTGAAGAACTACGACGGCTCGTGGACGGAATGGGGGAATCTGGTCGGGGCGCCGATTAAGGTGGGGGCGGAGCCGTAG
- a CDS encoding S8 family serine peptidase: MRKCAALVIGILLVNPARAIDNALGVNGVQVNRAKTQFGVNGAGVNLGQVEPKRPGDPQLDNTVPNFFHPQVNPGGGAVGVADFNIAPPSPNTRVGNHATQVAGVMTAAGAAGVGVGVAPNATLFSSSTFGGQPFGVTSSEWVRTQGGGTRIINMSYGEVLDSLQYLPAGGPPPVPAAAQLDGNNLLSLYIDLATRADDMLFVIAGNEDTFNNNPISIPVDAFNGIVVGATTQRAAGGRFDQVTNFNTSNQTVDGRTKTDIVAPGGSNVQESVLNTVTRTRRAVHVFPPVLGPNEVFLPETFVVGAGMVTFQAAPRAVVATSDPQMPSLIDNVPAGNPDGFFDSTGVQSSAGTSFAAPIVSGTLGLMQQRATNAGLALDHLQNKAALLNSASKHMMSKIPMNPAGFAAIPVPPAGAVVPFPVVPAAANGVAWPVRYNDLNGAPGVVTTNFAQPLDADIGVGQVNAIAALRQLQPAARDDLGLRAGNVAAGGAQNVGLFGGRALHAGSLVVATLTWDRVVNATANDRDNVSAYTVQAFDNLSLELVRTAPGAEAIVATSNSAVDSVEHLYFNVPREGSYELRVRNGGGNAAPFGLAFSAGSTDGLSFSVRSGSRGLQPLNGANPFPNDVNSLGTEGPANFQTQSEIFVSGTASTDNAPGQNMQRLSGALNTRSRVGPHNAPPASLGVMLNQPGVLGLTTDDTAARTDDLAGLSWGHDGTLDDEGPPGMQPGVLVFSTAGSGALRKSRKLPAFGRYASERLTPASAGNALYATASSLGLADAAGVMPADDLDALELDSPLKDTDGAGPLRAVDSDGDGMPNLATYFTLRNGSPSLTGARTTDDIFVSVIRDASNAFQLEPTGAFAFNIFAEGGTIGLQAGDIIDALVLSDVDTIGALDRAAGALTRDTALFSLATGSPSLAGAATGGDVFFTRFDGMFRPNVRIGAGGSLYARAQFLGIAGSDLDALDIVRVPEPGTVGLAMVALGSFGLFRRRKRNTSPLRQRGRDDVAIRIKIKSSATLSVT, encoded by the coding sequence ATGAGGAAGTGCGCCGCGCTCGTCATTGGAATATTGCTGGTGAACCCGGCTAGGGCGATTGATAACGCCCTTGGCGTGAACGGCGTTCAGGTGAATCGCGCCAAGACGCAATTCGGCGTCAACGGCGCGGGCGTCAACCTTGGCCAGGTTGAGCCGAAACGGCCGGGCGATCCGCAACTCGATAACACCGTCCCCAACTTCTTCCACCCGCAGGTCAATCCCGGCGGCGGCGCCGTGGGCGTGGCCGATTTCAATATCGCGCCGCCATCGCCCAACACGCGCGTCGGCAACCATGCCACACAGGTGGCAGGCGTCATGACGGCCGCCGGCGCCGCGGGGGTAGGCGTCGGTGTCGCCCCCAATGCCACGCTATTCAGTTCCTCGACCTTCGGCGGCCAGCCATTCGGAGTGACATCCTCGGAGTGGGTGCGCACTCAAGGGGGCGGCACGCGGATCATCAATATGAGCTACGGCGAAGTGCTCGACAGCCTTCAATATCTTCCCGCCGGCGGCCCTCCGCCCGTGCCGGCCGCGGCGCAACTTGACGGCAACAATTTGCTCTCGCTCTATATCGACCTCGCGACGCGCGCGGATGACATGCTGTTCGTGATCGCCGGAAACGAAGATACGTTCAACAACAATCCCATCTCGATTCCGGTTGACGCGTTCAACGGCATCGTCGTTGGCGCGACGACGCAGCGTGCAGCGGGCGGGCGGTTCGATCAGGTGACAAATTTCAATACGTCGAACCAGACCGTGGATGGCCGCACCAAGACTGACATCGTTGCGCCGGGCGGATCGAACGTCCAGGAGTCTGTTCTCAACACCGTAACGCGGACTCGCCGCGCCGTGCATGTTTTTCCGCCAGTATTGGGACCGAATGAAGTCTTCCTGCCCGAAACCTTCGTCGTCGGTGCTGGCATGGTAACCTTTCAAGCCGCGCCCAGAGCGGTCGTCGCGACTTCCGATCCGCAGATGCCGTCATTGATCGACAACGTACCGGCCGGCAATCCGGACGGCTTCTTCGACTCGACGGGTGTGCAAAGTAGCGCGGGCACGAGCTTTGCCGCGCCGATTGTCAGCGGCACGCTCGGCCTGATGCAACAGCGGGCCACGAACGCGGGCTTGGCGCTCGATCATCTGCAAAATAAAGCGGCATTGTTGAATAGCGCATCGAAGCACATGATGAGCAAGATTCCGATGAATCCCGCCGGCTTCGCGGCCATTCCGGTTCCTCCCGCCGGCGCAGTAGTCCCCTTTCCCGTCGTACCGGCGGCGGCAAACGGCGTGGCCTGGCCGGTCCGCTACAACGACCTCAACGGCGCGCCAGGCGTAGTCACCACGAACTTCGCGCAACCGTTGGACGCCGATATCGGCGTCGGCCAGGTGAACGCGATCGCGGCACTGCGGCAATTGCAGCCGGCGGCGCGCGACGATCTGGGCTTGCGCGCTGGCAACGTTGCCGCCGGTGGAGCGCAAAACGTCGGACTGTTCGGCGGCCGGGCGCTGCATGCCGGGTCGCTGGTCGTGGCGACGCTCACCTGGGATCGCGTCGTCAACGCCACGGCGAACGATCGCGACAATGTCTCCGCCTACACGGTTCAGGCTTTTGACAACTTGAGCCTGGAACTCGTTCGTACGGCGCCCGGCGCTGAAGCGATCGTGGCCACGAGCAACAGCGCCGTGGATAGCGTCGAGCACCTCTACTTCAACGTGCCGCGCGAAGGCAGCTATGAACTACGCGTGCGCAATGGCGGCGGCAACGCCGCGCCGTTTGGCTTGGCCTTCTCGGCGGGATCGACGGACGGCCTATCGTTCAGCGTCAGGTCTGGGTCGCGCGGTCTTCAGCCGCTCAACGGCGCGAATCCTTTCCCCAACGACGTCAACTCCCTCGGCACGGAGGGACCAGCCAATTTCCAAACGCAGAGCGAAATCTTCGTTTCCGGTACGGCGAGCACGGACAACGCGCCCGGACAGAACATGCAACGCTTGAGCGGCGCGCTCAACACGCGCAGCCGTGTCGGTCCGCACAACGCGCCGCCTGCGTCGCTCGGCGTGATGCTCAATCAGCCCGGCGTGCTGGGATTGACGACCGACGACACCGCGGCGCGGACCGACGACCTGGCGGGGTTGAGTTGGGGGCACGACGGCACGCTCGACGACGAAGGCCCGCCCGGCATGCAGCCGGGCGTGCTGGTGTTCTCCACCGCCGGAAGCGGAGCGTTGCGAAAGTCGCGTAAGTTGCCGGCCTTCGGCCGCTACGCCTCCGAGCGACTGACGCCAGCCAGCGCTGGCAATGCGCTCTACGCTACGGCCTCGAGTTTGGGTCTTGCCGACGCCGCCGGCGTCATGCCCGCCGATGACCTTGACGCGCTGGAACTTGATAGCCCGCTCAAAGATACGGACGGCGCCGGACCATTGCGCGCGGTCGATTCTGACGGCGACGGGATGCCGAATCTCGCCACGTATTTCACATTGCGAAACGGTTCGCCATCGCTCACCGGCGCGCGAACGACGGACGACATTTTTGTTTCCGTGATCCGCGACGCCAGCAACGCTTTTCAGTTAGAGCCCACCGGCGCATTCGCCTTCAATATCTTTGCCGAAGGCGGAACGATCGGCCTGCAGGCAGGCGATATCATCGACGCCCTCGTACTCTCGGACGTCGACACGATCGGCGCACTCGATCGCGCGGCCGGCGCGCTGACGCGCGACACGGCGCTCTTCAGCCTGGCCACGGGCAGCCCGTCGCTGGCCGGAGCCGCGACCGGCGGCGACGTCTTCTTCACCCGCTTCGATGGCATGTTTCGCCCCAATGTCCGCATCGGGGCGGGCGGCAGTCTCTATGCTCGGGCCCAGTTCCTCGGCATCGCCGGCAGCGACCTCGACGCCCTCGACATCGTCCGCGTGCCGGAGCCGGGGACCGTCGGCCTGGCGATGGTGGCGCTCGGGAGCTTTGGTCTGTTTCGGAGGCGAAAACGCAATACTAGCCCGTTGCGCCAACGAGGGAGAGATGACGTTGCAATCAGGATCAAGATCAAGTCCTCGGCGACGCTGTCAGTAACTTGA
- a CDS encoding LamG-like jellyroll fold domain-containing protein, with translation MIRFRVLAVIALLLWMSSPVVAHEGPDPVSHWLFTKTTMQGGKVKARLGLDATIHGAPVLVDDDHGSALRFDGAQDALVIGEGSRDVGDYLPNKNLTVSAWVTIEAPRPHGGIVGISEEDGEGERGWRLGYNEQSFTFALSAFGANDGNGRITKLVGQTAYEVGKYYHVVGTYDGARMRIYVNGKLDGESDEQSGPIYYSRTAPYIIGAVADRDERHFHQGSIRDVAVYDLVATQKWVDHEFEHGSELVTLAARAVPDELTFIIKPYLQNVTQDGITVMWETSRPADGKVEFGENDKFGLSASGTIGVTVHEIRLEGLKAETGYYYKVTATDDRGRTIQSELSSFQSANKLETPFAFGVIADTQGNPGVCKTLSDMMWMQRPNFFIIPGDLVDSGPNKKHWTEHFFPGLDPIASRVAFFPVIGNHERNHRFYYDYVSCPAPEYYYTFTYGNSQFFMIDSNKECGPDSEQYKWLEAELAKSTALWKFVSYHHPSYSSDEDDYGDMWHGKSEHGDLRLRPLSVLYDKYGVDMVWNGHIHSYERTWPLKDDKPVERTGTIYMVTGGGGGGLETAGPIKPYFQNNVKHGHHYCLVGVNGRTLEFKAFDLEGRLFDYMKIDKSAATVDATPTETAAK, from the coding sequence ATGATTCGCTTCCGTGTCTTGGCCGTTATTGCCCTGCTGCTGTGGATGTCATCGCCCGTCGTGGCGCATGAAGGGCCGGACCCCGTGTCGCATTGGCTCTTCACCAAGACGACCATGCAAGGTGGCAAGGTGAAGGCGCGATTGGGGCTCGACGCGACGATCCACGGCGCGCCCGTGCTCGTCGACGACGACCACGGCTCGGCGCTCCGCTTCGATGGTGCGCAGGACGCGTTGGTGATCGGCGAAGGCTCGCGCGACGTAGGCGACTACTTGCCGAACAAAAATCTCACCGTGTCCGCCTGGGTGACCATCGAAGCACCCCGGCCGCATGGCGGCATTGTCGGCATCTCCGAAGAAGACGGCGAAGGAGAACGCGGCTGGCGACTCGGGTACAACGAGCAATCGTTCACCTTCGCACTCTCGGCCTTCGGCGCGAACGACGGCAACGGTCGCATCACCAAGCTTGTCGGGCAGACCGCCTACGAAGTCGGCAAGTATTACCACGTCGTCGGCACCTATGACGGCGCACGGATGCGCATCTACGTCAATGGTAAGCTCGACGGCGAAAGCGACGAGCAGAGCGGACCCATTTACTATTCCCGCACCGCGCCCTACATCATCGGCGCGGTGGCGGATCGGGACGAGCGGCATTTTCATCAAGGCTCAATTCGCGACGTCGCGGTCTACGATCTCGTGGCCACCCAGAAATGGGTCGACCATGAATTCGAACATGGCAGCGAGCTCGTGACACTCGCCGCGCGGGCCGTGCCAGACGAGTTGACGTTTATCATCAAGCCGTACCTGCAAAACGTGACGCAGGATGGCATCACCGTGATGTGGGAAACGTCACGCCCGGCCGATGGCAAAGTCGAGTTCGGCGAAAACGACAAGTTCGGTCTTTCGGCCTCGGGCACAATCGGCGTCACAGTCCACGAGATTCGCTTGGAAGGGCTGAAGGCGGAGACCGGCTATTACTACAAAGTCACCGCGACCGACGATCGCGGGCGCACGATTCAAAGCGAATTGTCCTCCTTTCAGTCGGCGAACAAGCTGGAAACGCCGTTCGCGTTCGGCGTGATCGCCGACACGCAAGGCAACCCGGGCGTGTGCAAGACGCTCAGCGACATGATGTGGATGCAGCGGCCGAACTTCTTCATCATCCCCGGCGACCTGGTCGACAGCGGCCCAAACAAAAAGCACTGGACCGAGCACTTTTTTCCGGGCCTGGATCCCATCGCCTCGCGCGTGGCGTTTTTCCCGGTCATCGGCAACCACGAGCGGAATCACCGCTTCTACTACGACTACGTCTCCTGCCCCGCGCCGGAGTATTACTACACGTTCACATACGGCAACTCGCAGTTCTTCATGATCGATTCCAACAAGGAATGCGGCCCGGACAGCGAGCAGTACAAATGGCTGGAAGCGGAGTTGGCCAAGTCGACGGCGCTCTGGAAGTTCGTTTCGTACCATCATCCGTCGTATTCATCCGACGAAGACGATTACGGCGATATGTGGCATGGCAAGTCGGAACATGGCGACCTGCGCTTGCGCCCGCTGTCGGTGCTCTATGACAAGTACGGCGTCGACATGGTCTGGAACGGTCACATCCATTCCTACGAGCGCACCTGGCCGCTCAAGGACGACAAACCGGTCGAGCGCACCGGCACGATCTACATGGTCACCGGCGGCGGCGGCGGCGGACTGGAGACCGCGGGGCCGATCAAGCCGTACTTCCAGAACAACGTCAAACACGGCCACCACTACTGCCTGGTCGGCGTGAACGGCCGGACGCTGGAATTCAAAGCCTTCGACCTGGAAGGGCGTTTGTTCGACTACATGAAGATCGACAAGAGCGCAGCGACGGTGGACGCCACACCAACCGAGACTGCGGCCAAGTAA
- the folE gene encoding GTP cyclohydrolase I FolE, which yields MPAPVDLPRIEKAVREILAAVGEDPDRDGLLETPARVARMYAELFTGLREDPKQHLKKFFIEKYDEVVLVKDISFNSVCEHHLLPFMGVAHIGYLPNGRVIGLSKLARVVEVVSRRPQVQERMTETIADLLVSELDAKGVAVVVEATHTCMTIRGIRRPGSLCVTSAMRGIFRSHLSSRSEVMTLIYGGQR from the coding sequence TTGCCGGCGCCGGTCGACTTGCCGCGGATCGAGAAGGCAGTGCGCGAGATTCTGGCCGCCGTGGGCGAAGATCCCGATCGCGACGGGCTGCTGGAAACCCCCGCCCGGGTGGCGCGGATGTACGCCGAACTGTTTACCGGTTTGCGCGAAGACCCCAAGCAACACTTGAAAAAATTCTTCATCGAAAAGTACGACGAAGTCGTGCTGGTGAAAGACATCAGCTTCAACAGTGTCTGCGAGCACCACCTGTTGCCGTTCATGGGCGTGGCCCACATCGGCTACCTGCCGAACGGCCGCGTGATCGGGCTCAGCAAGTTGGCCCGCGTCGTGGAAGTGGTTTCACGCCGCCCGCAAGTGCAGGAGCGGATGACGGAGACGATCGCGGATCTCTTGGTGTCCGAGTTGGACGCCAAAGGCGTCGCCGTAGTGGTCGAAGCGACGCACACCTGCATGACGATCCGCGGCATCCGCCGCCCTGGCAGTCTGTGCGTCACCTCTGCAATGCGCGGGATATTCCGTTCACATCTTTCGAGCCGCAGCGAAGTGATGACGCTGATTTATGGCGGGCAGCGGTAA
- a CDS encoding Rieske (2Fe-2S) protein: MSEFTTVCKVGAIPEGQGRTFTVNDRLVAVFFERGEYQAIDDLCPHMGASLGDGPVIDGIVTCPWHAWRFRTSDGTWCDNPRIKIDSFPVRVVGDEVQVNVPAKALPMGPG; this comes from the coding sequence ATGTCTGAATTCACCACCGTTTGCAAAGTCGGGGCCATTCCCGAAGGCCAGGGCCGAACGTTCACCGTCAACGACCGGCTGGTGGCGGTCTTTTTCGAGCGCGGCGAGTACCAGGCCATCGACGACCTTTGCCCCCATATGGGCGCGTCCCTCGGCGACGGCCCCGTGATCGACGGCATCGTCACCTGCCCCTGGCACGCCTGGCGTTTCCGCACCTCGGACGGCACCTGGTGCGATAACCCGCGGATCAAGATCGACAGCTTTCCTGTCCGCGTCGTCGGCGACGAAGTGCAGGTGAACGTCCCCGCCAAAGCGCTACCAATGGGGCCTGGCTAA